The stretch of DNA tttcaagtttggaaacaaaaaaaaacgctcggGGCCAATTCTGGAGAATATGGATGGGACAGCAGtttgtagtgcaattcgaccaatttggccgtggcgacgacgaatttcaattttttctattGTTCTAAAATTCGCGAACACGcctgcttccacacacggtcaaaacaaaactacgagtccgattcggctgaaaattTTGACAGCAGCCGTTTACGAGATGTACTACACGATCTATATACATAATATTATCTTGCAAATGTTCCTTTTTTATGTAAACCTCCTTTATCTGTTGAATGTCATGCTCAGCTTTTGATTTCAAAGATATGCGATAAAACACTTTTACACAGCTATCAGACAACTATTGGAACTATCGGACGGTCGCCGCGCATTCGTGATATTCGACAGGTCAATCATAAAATTGTTGAAGAGATAAAGAGTTTCTGCATTTGGCAGAAGAGTTAGTAAAATCACTCTTACTTCCACGAGTTTTACAGCCCTAACAAtgaaaatcaaaccaaaatttaatAACCCAATTATTTTCTTCTAGCTACTAATATGACAACTATCGGGAGGCCGGAGTGTATTTGTTACATTATACGATGTAATATCTTATAATTATAGCAACCAGTTCCCTACAATAgtgatagtaatagtaatagtaatagtaatagtaatagtaatagtaatagtaatagtaatagtaatagtaatagtcatAGTCATAGTAATAGtagtagtaatagtaatagtaatagtaatagtcatagtaatagtaatagtaatagtaatagtaatagtaatagtaatagtcatagtaatagtaatagtaatagtaatagtaatagtcttagtaatagtaatagtaatagtcttagtaatagtaatagtaatagtcttagtaatagtaatagtaatagtaatagtaatacagggaaacttcgttataacgtaccctcgatataacgtacacatttccaaagtgtagaggaaaaaaaattcaatatttttttttctgatagaacaatgaattatctgttttgtgatgctaaaacaagttttgtaccttcaatcaatcccgaaatatagctggttttgtaattccggattctaaatgaatgatgctttaatcaacagtacgaagggaaacatcatgagaaaggctggcttcgtcttctgattgaagttattcattgacCTTACTTAAACAGCaatacaataatgtattatagactacgtttgtgagtactttattatgcttcgatataacgtacaattcgatacaacgtacaattttgaaagtgaaatgtacgttatatcgaaatttacctgtagtaatagtaatagtaatagtaatagtaatagtaatagtaatagtaatagtaatagtaatagtaatagtaatagtaatagtaatagtaatagtaatagtaatagtaatagtaatagtaatagtaatagtaatagtaatagtaatagtaatagtaatagtaatagtaatagtaatagtaatagtaatagtaatagtaatagtaatagtaatagtaatagtaatagtaatagtaatagtaatagtaatagtaatagtaatagtaatagtaatagtaatagtaatagtaatagtaatagtaatagtaatagtaatagtaatagtaatagtaatagtaatagtaatagtaatagtaatagtaatagtaatagtaatagtaatagtaatagtaatagtaatagtaatagtaatagtaatagtaatagtaatagtaatagtaatagtaatagtaatagtaatagtaatagtaatagtaatagtaatagtaatagtaaaagtaatagtaatagtaatagtaatagtaatagtaatagtaatagtttagaaataaatacaattataactattgattgagttagtttttcatagtttcctAGTTTCCTGGGTTAAAGATAgaaggcactatattttttctggaaatctgaggttatttttacttttacttttacttttcctttttgagttattattttgcagaTTTAacaagtcttcgttcaatatttctatgtgactagactagacctatgaaCTCGAATCCAACCCTCCAGCATGTGTGACATTTTTTAGAAGAAGGGTAgcatattggcttcaatttaatatgtcgatcatctaaatcggttcagtagttcaaatgttataaatttttgcaaaaaaatattttttgaataaaatgaaaaaaacatgtttcagatcaccgggtaactttgaaaaatcatatctcaaaaacgaaaaaaaaacctctctgatattgatatatgttgtgtaaaaaatcctcagctttcaagaaaaacatataaaaaaatatagcgctcttttTATAAAAGATCATTGGCTTCGATTGgaaatgtcgatcatctaaatcggttcggtGGTTGAAAAActattaatttttggaaaaaaaatcatttttgggaaaaagtggaaaatttttgatttctcGGACAACTATAAAATAGAAATTAGCACcgtaataaagaaataaaaaatacgggtctaatgttttgtgataaagaacaaaattattacGCAGCGCTGGTTTACGCTTCGCAGTGTCAAACCGGTAGAAAATTTGTGAAGGTTaatagttctttccataaattactaAGTTTGAATAGTTAAACATTACGTAATTATAATGACATGGTAAGAAATTTTATTCTGAATATATATTCTGATTTTCATATATACAATATTACTGGTTTTTTTCCTTCAGTTGTGTGAACTGTGTCAGTGTTAAGAATGGCTTATCCAATGAAGCAAGTTCGGAAGCATACTCAAGAGCAAGCTAGAAAATGCATAGTTCCTACATACAAAAACTACACTGGAATGTCCCAAAGTAAGATTTTCTTCCACCCACTAATTGCAAGGTATATCAGAAATGAACCTGTTTTGAACTCCTTTCGGGAAATCGAACAGAAAGGATTTGCAGCGATTATTTCTGCGATGCGGATTCTATTAAATGTAAGTAAATGATTCAATTTGGATTAAAACCTGTACCAcaacaaaattttattcaacAAGTACCCGAATCATACTGAAGAATCATGTAGTTCCTTCTTTGCTTACGTTTTGTAACCACGAAGTAAAACTTGGGAGAGTACGATACATAATCGATCATGCAAACGAATACTATTTTTTCATCTCCGGAGAATCAATCAATTGATGATGCAGCTTTGCTTGAAGTACCGGATGAAACGAAGATTGATGTCGATGAATGGTCATTAATTACAGGTTCTGTTAGAATGTGACAGGTTTTTCTCAACAAGCATTCAGAGATTCCTCTTGTCGACCAATAACTGTCGGGTTCGCACTCTTTATCAAGTTGCAGTACCCTGTTCGGATGCAGTTTTAGTGGACTCATGAATCTTCCAGTTAGATGTTTTGCTAAGGCGGATCCACTGGCAactaaaaatcaaaacaaaactataGCTTTATATACTTTTATACACTTTTCACACATGacggatttcacgccaactagtcttaggagttggcagtaccatatcagattgcagtgaaacgttttgggtgtgaagatattggtcatttaagcaactttgcatactttgcatacttttaaattctcaaaaaaattgtgtgaatagcccgtacaattatcaacaagtcATCTATACAtccaaagatgggcacttttacaggaaaaaagtttttctaacaagaactttttcatgtttaaaaaaaacacaacgaatcctaattttgtttgaagtcaagatatCGATATAGTGTGttggacaaagttttagataattttaaaatatgaacttttgtcgaagccttcaactttctatcttttataatttCTTGAATATACGGCATTGTTGCctgatgactattgaaaaactaATGTTTCTAGCTAATGGAAATGTAAAGTGAAACCTTAGTAGTAGCTTTTCAAAGGAATAAAAAgttagaaaaactctttttCTATAGAAGTGCCCTTCTTTCGATGTTTAGATGAATTGTTGGTTATAATATGAGCTgttcagatgatttttttttataactaaaaaaactttttcgagaaaaatgaattgcaatctgagatggtgtttCCAACCATTTCCTCATTTATTAAAACACACTTTCGGTGAATATCATAACTAGAAAATTTATTAAACATCATATAAAAACTATACATATAATGCTATAGAATAACTATACATATTATTTTCTGGCTTTTCCTAACAATGTGGAAATTTGTGGAGTTTCCTTCGATTTCGAATATCTTTTAGCAGCTATTTGTTCATCATTAATAGGTTACAAAACAATGAAATTTCTGGGTTCCTGAAATTGTCTTTGCgttgttaaatattttttcgagtATCTccgacattttttttatattcttcagTCGTTATGTAACTGAAATTTAGTTTAGTTATTCCTTTATCTTCTTGTTTTTCTGCCCATTCGTAGAGCTCTCATGGAATTTTAATAGTATTTCTGAATTCTTGAGCAAGACTTGCTCTCTTTGCCATTTCTTCAAGTGTTCCACCAATAGCATCACAAGGCCCTTTCCCATGCAATGTCGggaaaaaaatgccattcagctTCTAAATTATACTCTGATTTAAACCTACACAAactggcaattttttttttgtttttataatgacCAGCTGCTCCATCTGACATAAATGTAACTTTTGTGAAATCAGTAAACTGTTTCATAAATCCTATTAATCTTGAAATGAACAACTGAACTGCTATTGAATCGTGGGCTAGTACCTCTGATATAATAATGAAActaatattttctaattttgtacTACTTCTGTAGTATACTTCAAACGGGTGAATTGTTGCTTGCGAATTATTCCAGTGATAACCCTGAGCAGTGTTTTGGATTATAAATgatagttttctgaaaattcgcAAATTGCAAGTAATTCACCATgctttaaagatttttttttgtttcttagaAAAGATGACTGTTCTTTACAAATAAAATCATgagtgatcaacatatcaatttTATCAACAAAATATGAAACAAACTCATCTACCGGCTTCATAATGTTTTCTAAATTACAACGATCAGTTGTCAACCATTGTTGAAAAACAATGTGTCCTATCTCGTTTTCCTCTAATAGCATTTCAAGTTCCTTTTTTACTTCTTCCTTTAATACACATTCATTACaagcacgaaaaaaaaacattctatcgTTCTTACAGATGTATTACAAAGCAATTGACGGCTTATTGACGCAGCATAAATCTGCTACACGTTTATCTCCccatgttttgtttgtttttatttgggTTTTTGATATTCCCCAAGTAATTATCACATCTGTGCAGGATAAGTATTCCAACTTCCGATATCTGAAAATATTTAATTGAACTATGCTTCAGTTGCTGTGATGTTTATGCATACATTCTATCTACCGTTCCATATGTAGTAGACATATAATAAtatgtttgcatttatttggagTATCCAGTCGTAAGTGCTTCCTACAATTTCCTAGTTAATTTTGTGGAGGGTGTTTCCGGGGTTCAATGACTACTTTACATACGCTTCAATGGATAGCATGTTGTTCCTATTACTCCTCCAACCGATAAAAAATAGGCCGGAACGATTCCTCTACATAATCCAAAATATCTTCGACTGTGATGTCCTCGTCTTGATCTGCGAATTtggtagcaaaaaaaaatcgttcgactCTGTTTTAAGATACAtgatataatttttactttttcttACTTGATGATATACTCTCCATTCCAAAAAACTTgcatttttccgaaaaaaaagtggGCGAAAGATTTATGAACACTCTGTTTAAAAGTAATTGACGGATTCGGTTAATGTTTGCATCATTTTCATAGTTTAGAAATTAAACACAGATGGCGCATCAAGCTTTGCGTTAGATCGAACAAGGGAACAGCTTTATTTCGATTGCGCTTCACAGTTACACTACATCTGACCCAtagtaaacaagataaatcaccATATGTTcagtgaaattaaattgaagGATGTTTTTCttcaaggtgggttttcaaTAGGAAGCATtagctataacttcgcggatcACAAATTTCttgcggagcaccatttgaaaacctctGATCTAGAACATTAATGATACAATGCACAATGGGTTCGTTTTATTGATCATTAAATTCAGGTGCTCTGTCGaatgtttttgctataaaaagggctctgccataaaaaaatctgaaaaaaacccTGCCCTAGATTAACGAAGGAATGGAATGCGATAACTGCTAAATGCTACTTGCCTACTTATTTTCAGCTTTTAGTACAATATCCGTAgttttattatgtttaatcacaacgaAATCGTTCAACgtaaaaagaattgtttatcttttttattttctagtttttagtacattatttgttTCGTTACTATATTTTTTACGATAGAACCATTAAAAAttctttttaacaatttttatttcatatttcgTTTTTTCGGAATGCTTTCATATTGTACTGTACTTTATTAGTCAaatgatttcatttgatacccatattgaaaaaataaatatcgcCATTTTTGGGAGATGGcctttttggatttgtatttttttataaataattgtgttttactagtcaagcccttcaatatgatacccatattgacgggggatggaaaaaatatatatatacacggaggtttttttacgcggattttccaattaacgcggtaccTGCGTAAAAAAATTCcggtgcaatatcacatctctcccttagctcacatttctctcttatactccctcagagcatattgcggtgattagtgcttgtaacggagcttggcgcttatgacggaaattagtgccgccccttatcacgattcttacatggattttaggtgttgggtaacggggagctcgccgggcggtacatcgggacggggtttttacgaGCAGCGATTCCTGAATgtctgtctacttagctctggacggtccaacaatggtactgcacgtgcatcggcagaagagtgtacaaattactagggaatcttctagcaacagtagatgacctcattcgtgaggaaaaccgaactatagctaccagtaatcaacgaaattgcaggaaaaaactacgggttttcggaagcgagcaacacttaaCTTTTAACTTCCGTTATACATGAGGATaatcccatttgatatctatcattaggtgagaTGGTTTgttcacgcggattttccaattaacacggtttACGAGGTGCTTACGAGGTTACGAGGTTTACGAGGTGCGTATCCCccgcgttaaaaaaaaaacctgggtgtatcgCCATGTATGGTGGCGcccattttgaaaaaaagagataaaggtgtgctccaaatttcaaggcggttgaatttctattaatgtgggacagcgctacaaacatgttacaaacatatgtTACAGggtaagctaaataaaaccgttcaataaaaataacagtgTTGGTTCGTCTCGCCTCACCTAGAATTTCTACAGGTCTTGCACTACATAATATTGCATTACCTCAGAATTACGAAAACCATatcccaattttttttatatggctaCTAGAAGTCATATAAGTTTTGAGAGCAGATTGATTCAGTAAAATTTCATCAGTAAAGTTTTAACTAGAAATAATAACTTAATGTTACATGGGTGAACAAATTGGGAATTTGtggagtttcaaaatattcattggaatcagTTTtgtgacaccccgttgcttAAGAACCGACACCACCAGCAAGGTGGAGGAGATAGCATCCagttgtcaacagcgtaataatcattattcgtacaCTCAAAACATGgcaaatacatcttcaaatataccttaaataataaccaaaatacactTCAGTTTGTTCCTGGCATCCGAAAAAAACCTCgaacattcattatttttagaccttccagacagggatcCCCCCTTAAAGAAAAggaaatgtaatgaaataacaGAGTGAATGGTAATGATTCTAGTTTAGAGTTTCCAGGAAATATTGAAACTCGTTCTGCTGCAAAAACTGAACGATTACTTATTGAAACAAATGTTTAGTTGATTTCGCAACAGCAGTTCTGACTAGCAAACAAATCATACAGGGTTgtgatattcaaaaaaaatacgccCTTTCCTTTAAATCtcatcattttttcaattctccATCCTGAAACACCCATGTTGATATTTTTATTGCATCAAATCGTACTGCTATGTTTAGTTCTATCATTAGCATCAAGTATGATCCGCGCTTTTCGCttcaaaataattattaaatcgTACCGTGGGCAGACAAATCCCCTGTTAGAATATTTGGCTTGAGCTAAAGATTATCATTCCTTAGTGTTCATCTTTCCTCGCGGTTTGAAAATTCATACTAATAACTAAATTTGGAATTTAAAATCTATCTTGATATGCGGTGTTCTATTTTTCTTCTATGTATTCAGAAAATAACGCTACATCCCATTAAGTTCGTTAAGTGTTTGTCCCTCAGTTGAATTCGATTCCTCAAACTTATAATTACTAGGGTTGAATAAAACTGTATACTGCCTTTGTTAAGTGTAACGAGTGAACTAAGAAGCGATATAATAGGCCATCGAAACGAACAGCCGCCCTAAGAACGTTCTAAAAGTGAGCATTGTTTCTAGTAGtgattcccgattttttaaaattaatcgttcatcagaatacatttcagcagtttgttattcgatacgattaatcgtccCAAATAATGGATTAATCGATCCTCACACTAAAAGAAATAATAAGTTAGActtatatttctcatttgctagaaagccatctagaatcaaaaaagtattcattccgcctgaaaattaattattatcttttatgataataattgattttcaggataaaacggCAGCGGCCATACGTTTTTTtcctctgggtttggatcgattaatcgacgtaaattattcgttcgcttcgattattggttgcgcagtattcgttcgatgaataatcgatttctgtaggaaatattcgattaatcgattaatcaaaCGATTATCGGTGATCACTAGTGTCTAGTGATAGTCAGGCTGGGGCCAACTCTAACACAAACTTGACCGGACCGGGATGCCAGTTCACTATAGATAGATCATATTTTGTATTTTGCTCTCTTAAGTATCATTGCTAATATTAACAAATGAGAGATTGTGCTGTCACGATTCGTTATTTTTTGCTACTGATACCCTGCGGTATCTGCTGCCGATAATATTATTTTGAAGACTTTTCAATATTGGAATAAAAACGATTAACCTGCGAGTTTGCTTGATGCTCTTTGCGCCTCTAAATTGCTATATAAAAATATCTTCTCCAACCGTCCGTCGAGAGCTAGATTACACCTGACGATTCGAGATCACCTTGATTAACGAGTCTGCAAACGTGCttctgctgttgttgctgctacTGTTACTGCTAGCGTTCGTCGTTTTGATACTATCTACAGTGTTGCCAGCCTTTGGAGCCGCGGCAGCCTGTGGCCTAAAAGGGATGCGAATTTTGAGTTGCTTCTTGCGTGTCGGCGGAGGTTGCGTTGGAGTTTGCGGAATGTCTGGAAGATTACAGGTGTCTTTGAGATAGCTGTACACGGTGCCGACCCTGTCCAGCAGACGCTTGGAATACCGATGTGCCGTTCGGTCAACTACCGAGGGAGACTTGATACAATCGTCACCTCCGAATTCGCACACCTTATGAAAGATAAAATCGAACTCAATTGGTTTCAATTTATCCGGTTACCAATCCGAACTCACCCTATAGTGATGCAAAATCGCTGCATCGGCAGGCACATTAAGCGATCCTCGACCCGGACAAAACTCCCACACGAAATGATTGCCAGCTTCGATCACTGCCTCTGGCTTACAGATGTATTTTGATCGCTGCTTCTGCGGATGCAACTTCGACCGTCTCCTGGTCTTCCGTTGAGTTGTTAGGGCAACCTTTAAATTAGTGTTTCCCGTACTTTCGTCAAACAAAATGCTGTCGTCGGCAAATTGCAAATAAAAGAAAGCATTCTGGAAAGAGTAAGCTCCCGTATTTCGGCTGTTAATCCGTTTCGATAACCAGCTGTGAAAGAGAGGTAAAGATTAGCAGACGGCGAAAAACAAGGAATCCAAGTATGTACTTGATTAGATCGATTAACGTGTCGTTGTGGTGTGGTATTATAAACTCATCTAGATCAATCAATGCAACGTGCGAATATCTGCAAGTAAACAAATATTCACCCTCTTAGTACCACTTATTCGTAAAGCGCCGCCCTCAGAGCATCGAATACCTATACATGCTCCTGTAGAGACAATCGTTCAACGATGCAAACAATCCCTCGGTGCGTATCTCCTTTTGAGATCTCATGCGCAAATTCCACGGCAGAATATTTACAGTAATTTTCGGCTTTTGATACGATGTATTGTCATTTAGCTTCGTAGGCGTCATCGCCATGTCCACGTCGTTGCTGTCCGTCTGTCCGGTGCCTGTCGTTCTGCTGGGCTGGCCACGGTTCGTGGCTGAGAATGGGGTGATCAGCGGTGGCAAATCACCGCTAATATAGTGCTGCAGAATGCAACTAGCCTTCGGACCAATTGTGTGATTGTAGAACGTAAAATGTGAAACTCCTAGCAGGTTATTTAGTTCAAGAAATTCCAGTAGATATAGTGCCTGTAAAGATGGTTGGCAGATTAAGTGCAATTTGATGGTCGTCAATGATTGAAATACACCAAATTTCTATTAGTTTGATTTGAAAcacaaaatttggatttttgttcAGTAAAACCAATAAATTTAGGGCGTAGAGCATAGAGCAAAAATAGAACGAATGGCAATAATAATATAGAGATCTTTTCAATGAAATACAATATATTTGAAACActtaaaaaattgaattgaccgagtggttagcgccacacctaacatgccgggggttcaggttcgattcccgttctggtcgggggaattttttgtcaaagaaatttcctccgatttgTAGTGttgacgcgtattctagagcttgccactcagaatgcattcaaggcgtgttatttggcatagaaatctcgacgaattactaataaaaatgacgcaagcaaTACTAcactgagacggcgaagttcctctgggCGTtaatgccatttaagaagaagaagaagaaattggATCGTTTCAAAGTAGGTTGctttagcaaaggtaggtgcgattgaaggcgacatttatcagcatcagatcgccttcaatgatttttgacgtgggatttcgtctaaccggaatataagggaagtaaaatgaaaacctaaacacagaacatgcaggaaaaaatgaaagttttCGAATGCTTATCACTCGAAGATTTCTcactagatcggaaagatgtttcatcaattgataggaaatatttctacgcatctatcacaatgaatagaattttttttttctcaagggataaacaattgaacaacgttatct from Toxorhynchites rutilus septentrionalis strain SRP chromosome 3, ASM2978413v1, whole genome shotgun sequence encodes:
- the LOC129776374 gene encoding uncharacterized protein LOC129776374 isoform X3; its protein translation is MYDKGSPPMKVAGGSMASRTKRAKKISWGARERAGMSFLIVIAFFAIFGLIILTEVLMIDDRGRGGGVIVRHGSSGGRFGESVPDYDDVKDDYLDDTGIFVRETKYGNAAIKNIFKNKKDPAEQRNPPVIPWGQILPSKTEQSLPKYPGDMRPSDGSWEVVNGTRYKFFVFSAFYDRRDGKLVRIIGATKTRGPEKVWCRFWYQTGVNSTKYRSASVMARVKIIRENWNLKYSACFILCPIRGPFPEIPYAVSVVSKIRSPPGNVLLLRNTDNDPDFNNRTFSNIPNSIGVCVKPLHFNYDQALYLLEFLELNNLLGVSHFTFYNHTIGPKASCILQHYISGDLPPLITPFSATNRGQPSRTTGTGQTDSNDVDMAMTPTKLNDNTSYQKPKITVNILPWNLRMRSQKEIRTEGLFASLNDCLYRSMYRYSHVALIDLDEFIIPHHNDTLIDLINWLSKRINSRNTGAYSFQNAFFYLQFADDSILFDESTGNTNLKVALTTQRKTRRRSKLHPQKQRSKYICKPEAVIEAGNHFVWEFCPGRGSLNVPADAAILHHYRVCEFGGDDCIKSPSVVDRTAHRYSKRLLDRVGTVYSYLKDTCNLPDIPQTPTQPPPTRKKQLKIRIPFRPQAAAAPKAGNTVDSIKTTNASSNSSSNNSRSTFADSLIKVISNRQV
- the LOC129776374 gene encoding uncharacterized protein LOC129776374 isoform X2 yields the protein MYDKGSPPMKVAGGSMASRTKRAKKISWGARERAGMSFLIVIAFFAIFGLIILTEVLMIDDRGRGGGVIVRHGSSGGRFGESVPDYDDVKDDYLDDTGIFVRETKYGNAAIKNIFKNKKDTKQSIGMTAQLDPAEQRNPPVIPWGQILPSKTEQSLPKYPGDMRPSDGSWEVVNGTRYKFFVFSAFYDRRDGKLVRIIGATKTRGPEKVWCRFWYQTGVNSTKYRSASVMARVKIIRENWNLKYSACFILCPIRGPFPEIPYAVSVVSKIRSPPGNVLLLRNTDNDPDFNNRTFSNIPNSIGVCVKPLHFNYDQALYLLEFLELNNLLGVSHFTFYNHTIGPKASCILQHYISGDLPPLITPFSATNRGQPSRTTGTGQTDSNDVDMAMTPTKLNDNTSYQKPKITVNILPWNLRMRSQKEIRTEGLFASLNDCLYRSMYRYSHVALIDLDEFIIPHHNDTLIDLINWLSKRINSRNTGAYSFQNAFFYLQFADDSILFDESTGNTNLKVALTTQRKTRRRSKLHPQKQRSKYICKPEAVIEAGNHFVWEFCPGRGSLNVPADAAILHHYRVCEFGGDDCIKSPSVVDRTAHRYSKRLLDRVGTVYSYLKDTCNLPDIPQTPTQPPPTRKKQLKIRIPFRPQAAAAPKAGNTVDSIKTTNASSNSSSNNSRSTFADSLIKVISNRQV
- the LOC129776374 gene encoding uncharacterized protein LOC129776374 isoform X1 — translated: MYDKGSPPMKVAGGSMASRTKRAKKISWGARERAGMSFLIVIAFFAIFGLIILTEVLMIDDRGRGGGVIVRHGSSGGRFGESVPDYDDVKDDYLDDTGIFVRETKYGNAAIKNIFKNKKVDTKQSIGMTAQLDPAEQRNPPVIPWGQILPSKTEQSLPKYPGDMRPSDGSWEVVNGTRYKFFVFSAFYDRRDGKLVRIIGATKTRGPEKVWCRFWYQTGVNSTKYRSASVMARVKIIRENWNLKYSACFILCPIRGPFPEIPYAVSVVSKIRSPPGNVLLLRNTDNDPDFNNRTFSNIPNSIGVCVKPLHFNYDQALYLLEFLELNNLLGVSHFTFYNHTIGPKASCILQHYISGDLPPLITPFSATNRGQPSRTTGTGQTDSNDVDMAMTPTKLNDNTSYQKPKITVNILPWNLRMRSQKEIRTEGLFASLNDCLYRSMYRYSHVALIDLDEFIIPHHNDTLIDLINWLSKRINSRNTGAYSFQNAFFYLQFADDSILFDESTGNTNLKVALTTQRKTRRRSKLHPQKQRSKYICKPEAVIEAGNHFVWEFCPGRGSLNVPADAAILHHYRVCEFGGDDCIKSPSVVDRTAHRYSKRLLDRVGTVYSYLKDTCNLPDIPQTPTQPPPTRKKQLKIRIPFRPQAAAAPKAGNTVDSIKTTNASSNSSSNNSRSTFADSLIKVISNRQV